The sequence ctggtgctgctgcagatgctgaGGCCTGGGAGCGActgtggggacagagccagCTGGTCCTGCACGTCGAGGGGCAGGTGCTGACCTGCTCCCTCTCAGCCCCCTGTGAcctcctggctgagctggtgccctgctggcagccagTGCCCTCCGGGCCCTGCCAACCCCTCCCtggcctgcagcagcctgccGGGGGGAAGGTGagtggggctctgtggggctctgtggggcactgggggctTTGTGAAGCATGTTGGTGACAATTACAGAGCATCCCTTGCACTCACAGGGACCCCAGGAGTTTGGAGGGCTGCGGCCACACCCCAACCTCTGCGTGCAGGTAGGACACCACTCTGCCCCACGCTGTCCCATGGGCAGCCCCACGTCACCTCCAGACACTATTAATCTACTCTCTGGGGCAGGTGTGGAGCGGTGAGCAGGtccggctgacccagtgcctgcgGGACCGTGAGTACTGCTGGGGTGGGAGGGTAGGGGCAACCTGTGGGTCCAGCTGGGACCATCCTTGGCCTCCCCTCACTACCTACCCAGTCCGTTGGCACATTCCCAGGAGCGCTGTCCGGCCGCCCCGATgacctcctgctgctggagcatgGAGGGAATGCCTCACTGTGTGCTGTGGAGCGGGGTGCCTGCACACCCCTTGCCAGCTTCACCAGCAGGGTAAAGAGCGAGGGACCCCATGTCCTGGCAGCAGTGGCgctggtggcacagggaccccTGTGTCCAGCGGTGGTGGCAATGCTGTCTGAGCTGCTGTGTTgttgcagggagcagggcaccctgggctgctggagcaggatctgcagcaGGACGTGGCAgtggggcagtgccagcaggtcAGTGTGAGCAGCCAGTGGGTAGTGGGCAGGGACTGGGCAGTGTCTgacatgtccctgtgtcccccacaGCTGTGGCACCCATCAAACAGAACTGGGGTTGTACTCTGGGCCTGTCCGCTGCACAAGTGTGAGTGTTGACAGCCACGGTGGGGGAGAGGAGGGATAATAGGGGGTTGAGGGAGGGGACGGCTGAGGGAGGGTCTCCTGTGGAGCTACTGGAGACCTTTGTTGGGTGTTGGGGGCCCTTGGTGGATGCAGATCCTGCCCTGCAGACCTGCGTACCCACTGGGCACTGGTGTGGATGGGAGTGCTACTGGGAGCCGCCTGTCTCCTACTGCTGCTCTTGTTGAAGAAGGAGGACATGAAAGGTGAGTGGTGCACTtctgggggctgtgcctggCATGGGACCCATCCTGGGACCTCACTgcctctcctccctgcaggatggcTGAAATCCCTGAGGGCTGGCTATGGCTCCAAGGGTGAGTGTAGGTTGAGCCTGGGGCCTCAGGGGGAGTGGGGGGTCTATGCCTATCCCAGAGGGGTCAGAGGACAGAGTGAGGAGGTCCCCCACCCAGATTAGTTCATGTTTGCCTGCCTGACAGGGTAGGTAGGGGTATAGGGAAACACAGAAGAGGGTGAGAACCCTATGGAGGGGTGGGAGGGGGCAGATTGCAACCTGCCTCCTACCATATCTGTCCCTTAGGGTAGGTAAAGGGTTTGGCAAGGAAATAGGGGAACTCACGTCAGTGGTGGTCTCAGCTGCTTCCCATTGTGGCTGTTCTTTAGCTTGGGTACAGGGGGTGATGCAGAGCTTGGGTGACAGAGGCAGGGGACGGTCTCCTCCATTGTGGGTGCTTCCCAACAAGGCTCCCACCATAGGGTGGGTACAGGGTGCCTCGAGGGACCCAGGCACTGATGATCTCCCCCTCAGGTCTGCTGCAAGGCCGGCGGGCACTGCTGGTGCACGCGGCAGAGCCGGTGGCGGAGCGGGCAGCGTGTGCCTTgatggcagctctgcagtcaCTGGGGCTGACGGTGGTGGCAGCACCGGGGGGTGGCAGTGGGGTAGCGGCTCTGGGGCCACTGCCCTGGCTGCACGCCCAGCACCACCGGGCACTGCGTGACAGTGACACCATcatcctgctcctctctccGGCAGCCGTGGCTGCTGCACGGCAGTGGGACGCAGGGGCCAGGGTTGTACCAGAGTCCAGGGCTGCTGAAAGCAGCCTTGGGCCCCGGCAGAACCCTGACCCTGATGATGTCCCCTCTGTGGCACCCTGCGAGGTGTTTGCGGCGGCTCTGTCCTGTGCCATGCCAGTGCTGGCAGTGGCCAAGGGGCACTACGTGGTGGCCCGGCTGGAGGCCCTGGTGCCGGCAGTGCCCCCAGCGCTGAGGGCAGCCCCTGCATTCGCACTGCCCAGCGAGGTGGAGGGGTTCTTGCGGGCACTGGcaggcccagctcagcagaggGGCCGGTGTCTAGAGCCTTATGTGGCGGCAGTGGCCGAGGCTCTGCAGCGGGCTGTAGGACAATAAAGGGGTGACAGTGCTTTTGCTGAGTGTGATTCCAGCTCTGAGTCCaatggggactgggatgggctgggaaggggtgATGGGGTGGACTCGGGTGGCATGGAGAGGGATGATGGGGAGGTAGAGGGGGGTGGGGACAAGAGGGGGGCTGGGCTGTTTGGGGCGTGAAGGGGAAGGGGG comes from Lonchura striata isolate bLonStr1 chromosome 12, bLonStr1.mat, whole genome shotgun sequence and encodes:
- the IL17RC gene encoding LOW QUALITY PROTEIN: interleukin-17 receptor C (The sequence of the model RefSeq protein was modified relative to this genomic sequence to represent the inferred CDS: inserted 3 bases in 3 codons; deleted 3 bases in 2 codons), whose product is MSHRRCGCLGQPGTVPVPGSQLVSVGPQAVRGWRDTEPSAAGAGAXGPTPGRLLTPRKXPGVRDRSRKREXSAAVGPVEPGEGLVGSSRRGAGAPRGPGPSMRALGPLLLALVLGSAGGRGDPRDSLACSQGLTCRLLDTDVLCGTEPPGPRQELGLARLRLEPALRCTEPKACVPCLEARVRLALPPAASTAAESRLSVQPGTAGTEDSGDGGQRSPAAGASASRPNVTGLLLLSGHAYASSRCVAVEVWAPLGPTLRSRTVGWVIFRCFEAPLGSELHVSAYMNSRGWQRLSQQQRVPDCSWPAAQAAVPQCQVPRLRVSPGQKEVVVEVEGAAVGHSYTLRLYHNHSHGTSGPGRVVTTQSSPMNYVLPADEVLPCLCLQVWPETQDPLRTTLCPFSHDAEAWERLWGQSQLVLHVEGQVLTCSLSAPCDLLAELVPCWQPVPSGPCQPLPGLQQPAGGKGPQEFGGLRPHPNLCVQVWSGEQVRLTQCLRDRALSGRPDDLLLLEHGGNASLCAVERGACTPLASFTSRGAGHPGLLEQDLQQDVAVGQCQQLWHPSNRTGVVLWACPLHKYLRTHWALVWMGVLLGAACLLLLLLLKKEDMKGWLKSLRAGYGSKGLLQGRRALLVHAAEPVAERAACALMAALQSLGLTVVAAPGGGSGVAALGPLPWLHAQHHRALRDSDTIILLLSPAAVAAARQWDAGARVVPESRAAESSLGPRQNPDPDDVPSVAPCEVFAAALSCAMPVLAVAKGHYVVARLEALVPAVPPALRAAPAFALPSEVEGFLRALAGPAQQRGRCLEPYVAAVAEALQRAVGQ